From a single Bacteroidota bacterium genomic region:
- a CDS encoding glycosyltransferase family 9 protein — SILQSAELIRRCRALVCNDSAPMHLAVAVRTPVVAIFGATVPEFGFAPIGERDVVLETKGLPCRPCSIHGGDVCPVKTFVCMLDIPVGRVVEAVEKLL, encoded by the coding sequence CTCCATTCTTCAATCCGCGGAGTTGATCCGGCGATGCCGCGCGCTTGTTTGCAATGACAGCGCCCCGATGCATCTTGCCGTGGCCGTCCGGACGCCTGTCGTGGCGATATTCGGAGCCACGGTGCCGGAGTTTGGATTCGCGCCGATCGGGGAGCGTGACGTCGTCCTGGAGACGAAGGGCCTCCCGTGCCGCCCGTGCAGTATTCACGGTGGCGATGTCTGTCCGGTGAAGACCTTTGTCTGCATGTTGGATATTCCTGTGGGAAGGGTGGTAGAGGCGGTGGAGAAACTGTTATAA